CAGCGATTTATCTATTGAGTAAGAGATCAAAAAAAGTATCGACTTCCCTGTCGAAGATTATCCCTGCGAATGCAGAGACTTCCGTGTCAAAAACCTTTTGTGTCCATTCATTCTCGCCGAGAGGCGCAAAAGACGTCCCTGTCAACGCGCTTCCTGCGCCACCGGCCTCCCTTGCCGGCTGAATCCATGTACCCGCGCATTGCATACCAGCCAGCAATCCTTCGCGCCCTGTTCCATTGTTGCGAGATAGCATCCAGCCATTTCGCACACGACCTTTCGCTTTGCCTGCGCTTTTCCAGCGCTTACCAACCCATCCATGAGTTATATTTTTTTTACCGGTTCCTTTTTTGTTGTTTCCTCATCCGTGAGACTCTTGCACGGGAAGCCAATGCAGGGCGCATGCCAGCAGCTCATTTATCGGATTCGCGATGAATAAACGCATTCATATTCAGTGGGTTATATTTAGTTAACGTCGCGCCGGATTTATAAAGCGGACTTTGTCGCCCGAAAACGGGGCCGCTTACCGTCAGAAAAGACAAAAACTGACGTTTATGGGCAACTCCATCGTCGTACTTCAACGCATATTTATCCCTGATAGCCTGGTCAAGCCTGATCGAACCCCCGGCACGAGACCATGCATCAATTGCAACGTGTTCATAACGCAATGGAATTAGACATTGAGTGAAACGAAACATGTGACCGCGTGTGGATTCGTGGCTGCGCCTCGGTTCGTCGCCGCACGCCAACGCTGCATGCTGCCCGGCAAGAAATATGCATCAGTTCCGCGGGCGCCTTAAGAGGTAAATCACGATGGCCGACTTGATTCTGGAACCCACCAGTACAGCGCAATGGCAATCCTTGGTGCGAGAGGCATCTGCAAACACGTCACGCAAACTCAACGAAGATCTGGAAAGTTATCTGGTTTTCCTGCTGGCGCGAGGTTGCGAGCAGACCGACCTTCTCGAACGCGGTGTCGCACTCGAATATCTGCGTTGCCTTGAGTCGACAGGCGCGGCCCGTAAGGAACGCCTGCGGGAGGTCGGAGACCACTGTCTGTTATTCGCGGGCCTCTTCCCACACCTTGCCCGCAAGCGACTCATAAGCATCAGTTACTTCGTACAATTGGGCTGTAGCGCCTACCGGCTGCTGGCGCAAACCCTTAACCACACGACCGCACGCCTCTATTGTGACCTCTCGTCTACGTTTGTCATGTTGGTGGATATCCTTCACAGCATGCGAGAGCAGCAGGGTGCGCCTTGTCTTTCGCCGATCGAAGCAATGGACTTGTGGCAGGAGACCGGCAGCGAGCATGCGCTGGTGACCTTGCGCAACTACGCAGGCTCGCGCGCGATTGTAACTTCACTGAAAGACGACGCATCGCAATATCACTAACCGTTCGGCGAATCTTCATTGCAGCCGTGCTGAGTATGGTTGCAACCAGTTTCCTGCATAAAGCGAACGCCCAGACCGTGTGACTACGGCTATTATCGACTTAAAGAGCCTGACGACGTGGGCCGCGATCGGGTCGCGTTGCTTTTCTATGGTGCGCGCGCCGCCGAAAGGCACAATCATGGTGCGTATCTGTGACACGGCAGCGACGTTCGATCCATTAACCTCCCCATATCAACTGGTTACCACGTGGCATGGATTCTGCTGGAGCGGGCCATGCTCGCGCACATATTTACATTCGATTCATCGCCACGCATTCGTTTAAATTAAAGGAGGACTAATGTCCGCTAGTGAAGTAATTAAAATGATCAAGGACAAAGGCGTGAAATACGTCGATTTGCGATTCACCGATACCAAAGGCAAGGAACAGCACGTATCCGTGCCCGCCCGCACGATGGATGAGGATGCGTTTGAAGACGGCAAGATGTTCGATGGATCGAGCATCGCGGGCTGGAAAGGCATCAATGACTCCGACATGATCTTGATGCCAGACGCTGACACGGCATTTATGGATCCGTTCTTTAGCGATCCAACCGTGGTTTTGCGCTGCGACGTCATCGAGCCCAGCACCATGCAGGGCTACGAACGCGACCCGCGCACGGTCGCCAAACGCGCGGAAGAATACATGCGGTCAACCGGCATAGCCGATACCGCCTACTTCGGCCCGGAGCCGGAATTCTTCGTGTTCGACGACGTGCGCTGGTCGGCCTCTATAAACAGAGCGTTCTACGAAATCGACGCCGACGAGTCATCGTGGAACTCGGATAAAATGTTTGACGGCGGCAACCCAGGACATCGGCCGACGGTCAAGGGCGGTTACTTTCCGGTGCCACCGGTCGATTCCCTGCAAGACCTGCGCTCCGCCATGTGTCTGGTGCTCGATGAGATCGGCATCGAGACAGAAGTCCACCATCACGAAGTCGCCACCGCTGGCCAGTGCGAGATCGGGACACGCTTCAATACCCTGGTCAAACGCGCCGACGATATGCAGGCCATGAAGTATGTGATCCAGAACGTGGCGCACAATCACGGCAAAACGGTCACCTTCATGCCAAAGCCGCTGGTGGGCGACAACGGCAGCGGCATGCACGTCCATCAGTCGCTCAGCAAGAACGGCGAAAATCAGTTCGCGGGCGACGAATATGCCGGTCTCTCCGAGCTGGCGCTTTTTTACATCGGCGGCGTCATCAAGCATGCGCGCGCGCTGAATGCCTTCACCAACGCCAGCACCAACAGCTACAAACGCCTGGTGCCGCACTTCGAGGCGCCGACGATGCTGGCATATTCGGCGCGCAATCGCTCCGCGTCCATTCGCATACCGCACGTATCCAGCCCCAAGGCCAGACGCATAGAAGTGCGCTTCCCCGATGCGTCCGGGAATCCTTACTTTATCTTCGCATCTCTCATGCTGGCCGGTCTGGATGGTATCCAGAACAAGATTCACCCTGGCGAGCCGCTGGATAAAAATCTGTACGACCTGCCACCGGAAGAAGGGAAAAAAGTGCCGACGGTTTGCTACGCACTGGATCAGGCACTGACCGCGCTGGACAAGGATCGTGAGTTTCTTACCGCGGGGGGGGTGTTTACCGACGACCTGATCGACGCTTACATCGAACTCAAAATGGAGGATGTGACCCGGCTGCGCATGTCCACGCACCCGATCGAATTTGACATGTACTACAGCGTGTAAAATTCCCGCTTCAAGTGGCGGTCACTAAAGCGGTCCTTAAAAAGGCGGTTTTGTGATCGAAAGTTAAAATTACCGCATAAGACTTTTGCCCATGGAACCAGTGTACCGTTACACTGGGTCCATGATCGTCGTTGCACTGATTCTGTTGTGCTGGACCGCAACAACTGCTGGGCAGGACATATTCCGCTGGTCGAACGATGATGGCAGCG
This window of the Gammaproteobacteria bacterium genome carries:
- the glnA gene encoding glutamate--ammonia ligase; the protein is MSASEVIKMIKDKGVKYVDLRFTDTKGKEQHVSVPARTMDEDAFEDGKMFDGSSIAGWKGINDSDMILMPDADTAFMDPFFSDPTVVLRCDVIEPSTMQGYERDPRTVAKRAEEYMRSTGIADTAYFGPEPEFFVFDDVRWSASINRAFYEIDADESSWNSDKMFDGGNPGHRPTVKGGYFPVPPVDSLQDLRSAMCLVLDEIGIETEVHHHEVATAGQCEIGTRFNTLVKRADDMQAMKYVIQNVAHNHGKTVTFMPKPLVGDNGSGMHVHQSLSKNGENQFAGDEYAGLSELALFYIGGVIKHARALNAFTNASTNSYKRLVPHFEAPTMLAYSARNRSASIRIPHVSSPKARRIEVRFPDASGNPYFIFASLMLAGLDGIQNKIHPGEPLDKNLYDLPPEEGKKVPTVCYALDQALTALDKDREFLTAGGVFTDDLIDAYIELKMEDVTRLRMSTHPIEFDMYYSV